A stretch of DNA from Temnothorax longispinosus isolate EJ_2023e chromosome 2, Tlon_JGU_v1, whole genome shotgun sequence:
GTATTCTCGCAGAGCCGAGGGAAGGTGCCAGCTAGAAAGTCGCGATTTCTGGCTGCGTCCAATTCCATAAATAACGAGGATATTCAGACTGATAATAAGCTGTCTGTTAAGAAGAATAACAAGTCCCCTAGCTCGCAGACCATATGGGAGTTACGAAGCCGGTAATTAAATCTGTATTTGATCAGCTGAAAAGACTTGTACTCTGTCCATAAGGTTCCAACTGAATTACCGTTGATTTTTCAGATGCGGTGAAACCAGAAAGCAACGCGCAAATCGAGAAGTGACGGAGACCGTGTTCGCCTCCGAGGTGCACTCGGTGCGACGTAACGCCACGAAATCCATTCTCGATTACGACTCGCCCAAAAGCAACCGCAGCGgtcgcataattaattacgattcAATCTTGAATAGCAATAATGTAGAGTATACCGTACCGAAAAGTATTACCGATCTCGACTATGGATTACCGAAGAGCTGCGTAGACTATCAGTCGAATCACAACACCCCCGCGAGAAGCATGGCTATTGTCAGCGACGGCGAGGTTGTGGTGTTCGACGATATCGATGACAATTGGCAGGGGCTGCGACTGGACTTGGCGTCGAGCAATACGAATCAAGTTACGACGACGAGTCTAGACTTGGAGATAGACGATTCACAGAGAGGTCGTGTCGCCCCCGAACCGCCGAGTTCCAGCGTTGGAAGTACTCCTAGTCCTACGACGGCATATCATCGCAATACTtcggaatttttcaaagtaatatTCAGGAGAGGGGACAGAACACTTATTGCATAATTTGCGGAGAACTTTACACAAGTGTATGTAATTTTTGTAGGTTGTTACGCCAGCGAGCGACTGCGAGGTAGATTCTCCCTCCCCAGAACGTAATCATAAAGTTGCGAGAGTAATTGGTGAATTACCAATCGCTCAATATTCTGGCAGCCCGAGACGTTATGGAGTTCGCGAAAATACACAGCTCCCTAGCTTATTATCATCACCCTCAATGTACATGACACCGAGACCTGGTTTCCCGCAAAGAGTATTGCCAACGACACCAAATCACAATGAGGtaagaaaatatcatttatgaaattatattgagTGGCTTAACAGTGTACCTAATACTTATCTAATACTTGTATCTTATATTCCAAGAAGGAAGATACTTCTGCAGAAATCGTAGTAGACAAGACTGTGATAGAAAATATTAGCACAGAAGATCAGCCTATAAATCCTTCATCTCCATCGCCAAAGGccgaggaggaagaggaagactCTTTAAAACCGTCGACTTTGCCTGCTGATAATATAAGCAGTCTTGTCTCGCCGGGAGGCAGCACTTTCGACTACCTGTACGAATTTTCAGAAACACGGAAAGTGCTAGAAGAATTCTTCAAATGCCCGGCGCCGacgaaagaaaaggaaaacaatATAGAGTCCTTTCCTTTCCAGGTAAGTCTGCTGAAGCAGCAAAAATTCACAGATATTTACGAGATGTTTCTCCGTCACGGAGATATCTGGAATAAATAACATGAGAGTTTATAATTAgagaaatacatttataatgatTGGCGCTTTTAAGAAAAGTCTGTGAAAATCTAAGGATATTTAGAGGACACATGCatgcataatatatacgtaatgAAGAACAAATTAAGAGCTTGTATATTGTAAATGACTAACACACTATTTTCTGTTGCAAGGATCTTGATTATGAATTACGAAGGCAAGGTGGAAGTGCGTATGTTGGTCAGCGATTAGCTAGTGGCCCACCCGCAACGGAGGAGGTTATGGTACATGAATCTCCTAAGAAGCAACGGGCCGAATTTCCACAAAATGTAAGTATATGACGGTATATGAAGCAAGAAACATTAccttgacaatttttttttccttatttgAAGAGCATTAATTTCGTTTCCCTTTGTGTCGGTAAAGTTTAACATGagattaataatgtttatttatgtattacaaACTtggatgtaataaaaaaaagtacttacaatgtaaatattacgtttttaacAATTCTGAAGTATTAATTAccaatatttgaaaattatatctctCCCAGTAGTCACATAGgttctaaatatatatcgatatttatagATACAGTTTTTAAGCTACACTGTGTGGTCGCTTAAAAGGCTTTCCATGCTTGCATCACTAATTGCGGTATTgcgaaacaaatatttacacttggctttttctgctttttttaGACAGGTGAACACGAAAACAATTTCCTGGATCTCTCAGTAGGTACTGGCAGCAGTGAAGATCTTGGTGAGACTGAAGTCGGCTTACAAGTGGGACACTCacgtaattttacattgaGCCCCGAGACGACCGACTGCGACAGCAATTGCGGCGACTTGGACAGCGAGGTGTCCCTCATGATGATGGATAATGAATTGATGCCAGCAAGTGGCCTTCTCGGATCGGTCGGCGATTTGGGGAATAATTCGGATTCTCTGAGAATATACACTAGCATGCCGGTGTTAGAGGACGGCCTGTCTAGTGGACACGCGAGCGATACTGACAACAATAATCCTACTGTGATGCTCATGAAACGGCAAATAAACGAGATAGAGAAGGAGATTATACAGAGAACTCGTAACGACATGTTAGGCACGAATGAGAATGACTCCGGGAAGGACGTTAGTCTAAACGTAACAAAGGATATTTTACACTCGTTGAAGACTACGTCCCCTGATCTGTTTATCGCAAAGAAGGAAAATTCGTACGACACGAATGAGCTGCAGCTCGATGGATTGGATCCACTGGGCACACCGCCACCACCGGCACCTCAAGGACGGCAAAGTGTATCCTTAGAAGTAAACTGTGGCGAGGTGGAAGCGGCCATCAAAGATATCAGAATGGCCCTGCAAAGGACTAAAACTCTACCTGTGAAATCGCCATCGGAAGAACCACCGGAGCCGAGCGTTAGTCCGATATGGATACCAAggtattttatgttttgtttcATGCGGATAAGGGTATTCCAATTGTTGAAATTTGTCCAATATGTTGCCTCGGTACTGTTTTGCTTACCACTGTAAACGTTCCCCTTTTACGACATTGAATATACGTTTGGGATACCCTTTTGGGATTACCTCTGTGTTGCGTGTAAACGCATCTAACTAAGATGCAGTATAATGGATGGCAGGCGGAGAATCTGTATGGAAAGCAATAGCGAAGAATCTGATGCGCGTCGTATAGGTGACGATGCCGATGTGGAAATTGAGGAATGTCCAGACGAGGAGGAGGCGGATACCGATCTTGAAACGGATCGGTTGCTCGGACAACAGAGAACGG
This window harbors:
- the LOC139808726 gene encoding uncharacterized protein isoform X7 encodes the protein MTSLILENADLNRLFPKCRPRGGPPPAPGASTQSSQQPHDSPCQTEAAAITTAATAATAATVAATIASTNTSTSASAISDDMIDLERDTSDRTASVVPGFTVEGQLPHATKPLSSSSSSASGRSEDAPQYGSLPGSDHQGQSQQDDSGPEGSPVYILTSTKGGPSYKLRDSRIIEIAGGREVFSQSRGKVPARKSRFLAASNSINNEDIQTDNKLSVKKNNKSPSSQTIWELRSRCGETRKQRANREVTETVFASEVHSVRRNATKSILDYDSPKSNRSGRIINYDSILNSNNVEYTVPKSITDLDYGLPKSCVDYQSNHNTPARSMAIVSDGEVVVFDDIDDNWQGLRLDLASSNTNQVTTTSLDLEIDDSQRGRVAPEPPSSSVGSTPSPTTAYHRNTSEFFKVVTPASDCEVDSPSPERNHKVARVIGELPIAQYSGSPRRYGVRENTQLPSLLSSPSMYMTPRPGFPQRVLPTTPNHNEKEDTSAEIVVDKTVIENISTEDQPINPSSPSPKAEEEEEDSLKPSTLPADNISSLVSPGGSTFDYLYEFSETRKVLEEFFKCPAPTKEKENNIESFPFQDLDYELRRQGGSAYVGQRLASGPPATEEVMVHESPKKQRAEFPQNTGEHENNFLDLSVGTGSSEDLGETEVGLQVGHSRNFTLSPETTDCDSNCGDLDSEVSLMMMDNELMPASGLLGSVGDLGNNSDSLRIYTSMPVLEDGLSSGHASDTDNNNPTVMLMKRQINEIEKEIIQRTRNDMLGTNENDSGKDVSLNVTKDILHSLKTTSPDLFIAKKENSYDTNELQLDGLDPLGTPPPPAPQGRQSVSLEVNCGEVEAAIKDIRMALQRTKTLPVKSPSEEPPEPSVSPIWIPSIMDGRRRICMESNSEESDARRIGDDADVEIEECPDEEEADTDLETDRLLGQQRTDDQGFYDDKGWRKPKTRTMLPPMNAKVATPKQTPPKTLSVAPIETLAPSEPIPSTSASISPPPVVSVIQSSSSNECEVATPAQPTSSPQKTPVKNSPSSPQSLKESNNKVKKDKEGKKKSRNKEDLLDDPSVLIEGVLFRARYLGSTQLVCEGQPTKSTRMCQAEEAVSRIKAPDGDTQPSTEVDLFISTEKIMVLNTDLKEIMMDHALRTISYIADIGDLVVLMARRRFVPHEMEEVPKINRTPKMICHVFESEEAQFIAQSIGQAFQVAYMEFLKANGIEDHSFVKEMDYQEVLNSQEIFGDELQMFAKKEMQKEVVVPKAKGEILGVVIVESGWGSMLPTVVIANLAPAGAAARCGQLNIGDQIIAINGVSLVGLPLSTCQTYIKNSKNQTVVKLTVVPCAPVVEVKIKRPDTKYQLGFSVQNGVICSLLRGGIAERGGVRVGHRIIEINNQSVVAVPHEKIVNLLATSVGEILMKTMPTSMFRLLTGQESPVYI
- the LOC139808726 gene encoding uncharacterized protein isoform X1; protein product: MTSLILENADLNRLFPKCRPRGGPPPAPGASTQSSQQPHDSPCQTEAAAITTAATAATAATVAATIASTNTSTSASAISDDMIDLERDTSDRYRKRANGRKKSGSLSRRTASVVPGFTVEGQLPHATKPLSSSSSSASGRSEDAPQYGSLPGSDHQGQSQQDDSGPEGSPVYILTSTKGGPSYKLRDSRIIEIAGGREVFSQSRGKVPARKSRFLAASNSINNEDIQTDNKLSVKKNNKSPSSQTIWELRSRCGETRKQRANREVTETVFASEVHSVRRNATKSILDYDSPKSNRSGRIINYDSILNSNNVEYTVPKSITDLDYGLPKSCVDYQSNHNTPARSMAIVSDGEVVVFDDIDDNWQGLRLDLASSNTNQVTTTSLDLEIDDSQRGRVAPEPPSSSVGSTPSPTTAYHRNTSEFFKVVTPASDCEVDSPSPERNHKVARVIGELPIAQYSGSPRRYGVRENTQLPSLLSSPSMYMTPRPGFPQRVLPTTPNHNEKEDTSAEIVVDKTVIENISTEDQPINPSSPSPKAEEEEEDSLKPSTLPADNISSLVSPGGSTFDYLYEFSETRKVLEEFFKCPAPTKEKENNIESFPFQDLDYELRRQGGSAYVGQRLASGPPATEEVMVHESPKKQRAEFPQNTGEHENNFLDLSVGTGSSEDLGETEVGLQVGHSRNFTLSPETTDCDSNCGDLDSEVSLMMMDNELMPASGLLGSVGDLGNNSDSLRIYTSMPVLEDGLSSGHASDTDNNNPTVMLMKRQINEIEKEIIQRTRNDMLGTNENDSGKDVSLNVTKDILHSLKTTSPDLFIAKKENSYDTNELQLDGLDPLGTPPPPAPQGRQSVSLEVNCGEVEAAIKDIRMALQRTKTLPVKSPSEEPPEPSVSPIWIPSIMDGRRRICMESNSEESDARRIGDDADVEIEECPDEEEADTDLETDRLLGQQRTDDQGFYDDKGWRKPKTRTMLPPMNAKVATPKQTPPKTLSVAPIETLAPSEPIPSTSASISPPPVVSVIQSSSSNECEVATPAQPTSSPQKTPVKNSPSSPQSLKESNNKVKKDKEGKKKSRNKEDLLDDPSVLIEGVLFRARYLGSTQLVCEGQPTKSTRMCQAEEAVSRIKAPDGDTQPSTEVDLFISTEKIMVLNTDLKEIMMDHALRTISYIADIGDLVVLMARRRFVPHEMEEVPKINRTPKMICHVFESEEAQFIAQSIGQAFQVAYMEFLKANGIEDHSFVKEMDYQEVLNSQEIFGDELQMFAKKEMQKEVVVPKAKGEILGVVIVESGWGSMLPTVVIANLAPAGAAARCGQLNIGDQIIAINGVSLVGLPLSTCQTYIKNSKNQTVVKLTVVPCAPVVEVKIKRPDTKYQLGFSVQNGVICSLLRGGIAERGGVRVGHRIIEINNQSVVAVPHEKIVNLLATSVGEILMKTMPTSMFRLLTGQESPVYI
- the LOC139808726 gene encoding uncharacterized protein isoform X3, encoding MTSLILENADLNRLFPKCRPRGGPPPAPGASTQSSQQPHDSPCQTEAAAITTAATAATAATVAATIASTNTSTSASAISDDMIDLERDTSDRYRKRANGRKKSGSLSRRTASVVPGFTVEGQLPHATKPLSSSSSSASGRSEDAPQYGSLPGSDHQGQSQQDDSGPEGSPVYILTSTKGGPSYKLRDSRIIEIAGGREVFSQSRGKVPARKSRFLAASNSINNEDIQTDNKLSVKKNNKSPSSQTIWELRSRCGETRKQRANREVTETVFASEVHSVRRNATKSILDYDSPKSNRSGRIINYDSILNSNNVEYTVPKSITDLDYGLPKSCVDYQSNHNTPARSMAIVSDGEVVVFDDIDDNWQGLRLDLASSNTNQVTTTSLDLEIDDSQRGRVAPEPPSSSVGSTPSPTTAYHRNTSEFFKVVTPASDCEVDSPSPERNHKVARVIGELPIAQYSGSPRRYGVRENTQLPSLLSSPSMYMTPRPGFPQRVLPTTPNHNEKEDTSAEIVVDKTVIENISTEDQPINPSSPSPKAEEEEEDSLKPSTLPADNISSLVSPGGSTFDYLYEFSETRKVLEEFFKCPAPTKEKENNIESFPFQDLDYELRRQGGSAYVGQRLASGPPATEEVMVHESPKKQRAEFPQNTGEHENNFLDLSVGTGSSEDLGETEVGLQVGHSRNFTLSPETTDCDSNCGDLDSEVSLMMMDNELMPASGLLGSVGDLGNNSDSLRIYTSMPVLEDGLSSGHASDTDNNNPTVMLMKRQINEIEKEIIQRTRNDMLGTNENDSGKDVSLNVTKDILHSLKTTSPDLFIAKKENSYDTNELQLDGLDPLGTPPPPAPQGRQSVSLEVNCGEVEAAIKDIRMALQRTKTLPVKSPSEEPPEPSVSPIWIPSIMDGRRRICMESNSEESDARRIGDDADVEIEECPDEEEADTDLETDRLLGQQRTDDQGFYDDKGWRKPKTRTMLPPMNAKVATPKQTPPKTLSVAPIETLAPSEPIPSTSASISPPPVVSVIQSSSSNECEVATPAQPTSSPQKTPVKNSPSSPQSLKESNNKDKEGKKKSRNKEDLLDDPSVLIEGVLFRARYLGSTQLVCEGQPTKSTRMCQAEEAVSRIKAPDGDTQPSTEVDLFISTEKIMVLNTDLKEIMMDHALRTISYIADIGDLVVLMARRRFVPHEMEEVPKINRTPKMICHVFESEEAQFIAQSIGQAFQVAYMEFLKANGIEDHSFVKEMDYQEVLNSQEIFGDELQMFAKKEMQKEVVVPKAKGEILGVVIVESGWGSMLPTVVIANLAPAGAAARCGQLNIGDQIIAINGVSLVGLPLSTCQTYIKNSKNQTVVKLTVVPCAPVVEVKIKRPDTKYQLGFSVQNGVICSLLRGGIAERGGVRVGHRIIEINNQSVVAVPHEKIVNLLATSVGEILMKTMPTSMFRLLTGQESPVYI
- the LOC139808726 gene encoding uncharacterized protein isoform X2, which translates into the protein MTSLILENADLNRLFPKCRPRGGPPPAPGASTQSSQQPHDSPCQTEAAAITTAATAATAATVAATIASTNTSTSASAISDDMIDLERDTSDRYRKRANGRKKSGSLSRRTASVVPGFTVEGQLPHATKPLSSSSSSASGRSEDAPQYGSLPGSDHQGQSQQDDSGPEGSPVYILTSTKGGPSYKLRDSRIIEIAGGREVFSQSRGKVPARKSRFLAASNSINNEDIQTDNKLSVKKNNKSPSSQTIWELRSRCGETRKQRANREVTETVFASEVHSVRRNATKSILDYDSPKSNRSGRIINYDSILNSNNVEYTVPKSITDLDYGLPKSCVDYQSNHNTPARSMAIVSDGEVVVFDDIDDNWQGLRLDLASSNTNQVTTTSLDLEIDDSQRGRVAPEPPSSSVGSTPSPTTAYHRNTSEFFKVVTPASDCEVDSPSPERNHKVARVIGELPIAQYSGSPRRYGVRENTQLPSLLSSPSMYMTPRPGFPQRVLPTTPNHNEEDTSAEIVVDKTVIENISTEDQPINPSSPSPKAEEEEEDSLKPSTLPADNISSLVSPGGSTFDYLYEFSETRKVLEEFFKCPAPTKEKENNIESFPFQDLDYELRRQGGSAYVGQRLASGPPATEEVMVHESPKKQRAEFPQNTGEHENNFLDLSVGTGSSEDLGETEVGLQVGHSRNFTLSPETTDCDSNCGDLDSEVSLMMMDNELMPASGLLGSVGDLGNNSDSLRIYTSMPVLEDGLSSGHASDTDNNNPTVMLMKRQINEIEKEIIQRTRNDMLGTNENDSGKDVSLNVTKDILHSLKTTSPDLFIAKKENSYDTNELQLDGLDPLGTPPPPAPQGRQSVSLEVNCGEVEAAIKDIRMALQRTKTLPVKSPSEEPPEPSVSPIWIPSIMDGRRRICMESNSEESDARRIGDDADVEIEECPDEEEADTDLETDRLLGQQRTDDQGFYDDKGWRKPKTRTMLPPMNAKVATPKQTPPKTLSVAPIETLAPSEPIPSTSASISPPPVVSVIQSSSSNECEVATPAQPTSSPQKTPVKNSPSSPQSLKESNNKVKKDKEGKKKSRNKEDLLDDPSVLIEGVLFRARYLGSTQLVCEGQPTKSTRMCQAEEAVSRIKAPDGDTQPSTEVDLFISTEKIMVLNTDLKEIMMDHALRTISYIADIGDLVVLMARRRFVPHEMEEVPKINRTPKMICHVFESEEAQFIAQSIGQAFQVAYMEFLKANGIEDHSFVKEMDYQEVLNSQEIFGDELQMFAKKEMQKEVVVPKAKGEILGVVIVESGWGSMLPTVVIANLAPAGAAARCGQLNIGDQIIAINGVSLVGLPLSTCQTYIKNSKNQTVVKLTVVPCAPVVEVKIKRPDTKYQLGFSVQNGVICSLLRGGIAERGGVRVGHRIIEINNQSVVAVPHEKIVNLLATSVGEILMKTMPTSMFRLLTGQESPVYI